A stretch of the Methylacidiphilum caldifontis genome encodes the following:
- the tkt gene encoding transketolase, with amino-acid sequence MTKMTDISEQDLLKDSRLEQLAVNVIRGLSMDAVQKANSGHPGTPMGLADAAVILWTRFLSFDPEDPQWPDRDRFVLSCGHASMLLYSLLFLCGFDVSLEDLKNFRQFGSKTAGHPEYGHAPGVETTTGPLGQGIANAVGMALAERILASRYNKPGFELFNHWTYVFASDGDLMEGISHECCSLAGHLGLGKLIVLYDDNGITIDGSTSLAYSDNVKERFLSYGWEVQQIYGNDRKQVEEAFAKAKSTVDRPHMIIAKTHIGYGSPHKQDTEKAHGEPLGAEEVKLTKEKLGLPTDIEFFVPEEVIQYFRVFTLKGKRKRYEWLELFKKYSLQYPQEAESLNKALRNELAEGWQDQLPTFPLDKAIATRAASGAVINSIFSKIDSLIGGSADLTPSNNTRPKEVVDITRGKFSGRYIHYGVREHAMASIMSGMALHKGIRPYGGTFLIFSDYMRPTMRLAAMMKLPVIYIFTHDSIGLGEDGPTHQPVEQLTALRAIPNMTVFRPCDATETVEGWKVALARKDGPTSLILTRQALPVLDRSKYAPSIGALRGAYVIADAPQFQVIIIGTGSEVHIALEAQKLLAERNIPARVVSMPSWDLFSNQSSQYKEEVLPSNIRARVAVEAGATLAWAKWVGLEGEIVGLDHFGASAPYKIIYQKFGITPEKVVEAAIRSLERQKRQ; translated from the coding sequence ATGACTAAGATGACGGATATTTCAGAGCAGGATTTGCTTAAGGACTCGAGATTAGAACAACTAGCTGTCAATGTCATCCGTGGATTGTCAATGGATGCGGTTCAGAAAGCTAATTCTGGACATCCCGGAACGCCTATGGGCCTTGCTGATGCAGCGGTTATCCTTTGGACAAGATTTTTGTCTTTTGATCCTGAAGATCCGCAGTGGCCGGATCGAGATCGATTTGTTCTTTCCTGTGGGCATGCTTCTATGCTGCTTTACAGCTTGCTTTTTTTGTGTGGGTTTGATGTTTCCTTAGAAGATCTCAAAAATTTCAGGCAATTTGGATCCAAGACAGCGGGACATCCTGAATACGGACATGCTCCAGGAGTTGAGACGACAACGGGTCCTTTGGGGCAAGGAATAGCTAATGCGGTGGGTATGGCCTTAGCTGAGAGGATATTGGCTAGCCGTTACAATAAGCCTGGATTTGAGCTTTTTAACCATTGGACTTATGTATTTGCAAGCGATGGGGATCTCATGGAAGGAATATCCCATGAGTGTTGTTCATTGGCCGGACACTTAGGGCTAGGGAAGTTGATCGTTCTCTATGATGATAACGGTATAACGATCGATGGTTCTACTTCATTAGCTTACAGCGACAATGTTAAAGAGAGGTTTCTTTCCTATGGATGGGAAGTTCAGCAAATTTATGGCAATGATCGTAAACAAGTAGAAGAAGCTTTTGCAAAAGCAAAGTCGACTGTAGATAGGCCTCATATGATCATTGCCAAAACCCATATTGGCTATGGTAGCCCTCATAAACAGGATACAGAGAAAGCTCATGGAGAGCCTCTTGGGGCAGAAGAGGTGAAATTGACCAAGGAAAAATTAGGATTACCTACTGATATTGAGTTCTTCGTACCTGAAGAGGTAATTCAATATTTTCGTGTTTTTACTCTAAAAGGCAAACGTAAGAGATATGAGTGGCTAGAGCTCTTCAAGAAATATTCTCTTCAATATCCTCAAGAAGCGGAGAGTTTGAATAAAGCTTTAAGAAATGAACTTGCTGAGGGTTGGCAGGATCAGCTACCTACCTTTCCATTGGATAAAGCTATTGCTACCCGAGCAGCTTCGGGAGCTGTTATAAATTCCATTTTCTCCAAAATTGATTCTCTTATTGGTGGATCTGCGGACCTTACCCCTTCTAATAATACCCGGCCAAAGGAAGTAGTCGATATAACTAGAGGGAAATTTTCAGGAAGATATATCCATTATGGAGTGAGGGAACATGCCATGGCCTCCATAATGAGTGGAATGGCTTTACACAAGGGGATAAGACCCTATGGGGGAACTTTTCTTATCTTTTCGGATTATATGAGACCCACCATGCGGCTTGCTGCAATGATGAAACTGCCTGTGATTTATATTTTTACTCATGACAGCATCGGTCTAGGTGAAGATGGACCGACTCATCAACCTGTTGAACAGCTAACCGCATTGCGAGCAATACCGAACATGACCGTTTTTAGACCCTGTGATGCCACAGAAACGGTTGAGGGCTGGAAAGTAGCATTGGCCAGAAAAGATGGACCGACTTCTTTGATCCTTACTCGGCAGGCTTTACCGGTACTCGATCGTTCTAAATATGCACCGAGTATAGGAGCTTTACGTGGGGCTTACGTGATCGCCGATGCCCCTCAGTTTCAAGTTATCATTATTGGAACAGGATCTGAAGTCCATATCGCTCTTGAAGCCCAAAAATTGTTGGCTGAAAGGAATATTCCTGCTCGGGTAGTTTCTATGCCATCCTGGGATCTTTTTTCTAACCAATCTTCTCAATATAAAGAGGAGGTTCTTCCTTCGAACATTCGTGCTAGGGTAGCTGTGGAAGCGGGTGCCACTCTTGCTTGGGCTAAATGGGTTGGACTAGAAGGTGAAATTGTTGGGCTTGATCATTTCGGTGCCTCTGCTCCTTACAAGATAATTTACCAAAAATTTGGAATTACTCCCGAAAAGGTTGTAGAAGCAGCTATCCGCTCTCTTGAGCGTCAAAAAAGGCAGTAG
- a CDS encoding form I ribulose bisphosphate carboxylase large subunit — MVIAADGKAKEKKSRWSAGVTPYAEMGYYNADYVPKDTDILAAFRFVPQEGVEPIEAGAAVAGESSTATWTVVWTDRLTAYEHYQGKCFRVEQVPGTNQYIAFIAYDLDLFEEGSIANMSSSIIGNVFGFKALRSLRLEDLRIPPHYVKTFQGPAHGIMMEREYLNKYGRPLLGATVKPKLGLSAKNYGRVVYEALRGGLDFTKDDENINSQPFMRWRDRWLFCMEAVNKAMAETGEIKGHYLNVTAATMEEMYERADFAKELGSVIIMVDLTAGFTAIQSMAKWCRKNGVLLHLHRAGHSTYTRQKTHGVNFRVIAKWMRLAGVDHIHAGTVVGKLEGDLHSVQGYYKTLRTQYTEADPMLGLYFEQDWASMPGVMPVASGGIHAGQMHLLLSYLGEDTILQFGGGTIGHPDGIAAGATANRVAVEVMVQARNEGKDILREGPEILQKACRWSPALAKAIETWKDVSFEFESTDVPDAVAMPTLV; from the coding sequence ATGGTGATCGCAGCAGATGGAAAAGCAAAAGAAAAAAAAAGCAGGTGGTCCGCAGGCGTTACCCCTTATGCTGAAATGGGTTATTACAATGCCGATTATGTTCCCAAAGATACAGATATTCTTGCCGCTTTCCGGTTTGTTCCCCAAGAAGGTGTAGAACCCATTGAAGCTGGGGCAGCCGTTGCAGGAGAATCTTCGACAGCAACCTGGACAGTAGTATGGACAGACAGGCTGACCGCTTACGAACATTATCAAGGAAAGTGTTTTCGAGTCGAGCAAGTTCCAGGAACTAATCAATATATTGCTTTTATTGCCTACGACCTTGATCTTTTCGAAGAGGGCTCCATAGCCAACATGTCTTCGTCTATCATTGGTAATGTTTTTGGCTTTAAGGCTCTTAGATCTCTGAGGCTTGAGGATTTGAGGATTCCCCCCCACTACGTAAAAACTTTTCAGGGGCCGGCTCACGGAATAATGATGGAGAGGGAGTATCTCAATAAATATGGAAGGCCACTGCTGGGTGCGACTGTAAAACCCAAGCTGGGCCTGTCCGCCAAGAATTATGGTAGGGTTGTCTATGAGGCTTTACGGGGAGGTCTTGATTTTACTAAGGATGACGAAAATATTAATAGCCAGCCTTTTATGCGTTGGAGGGATAGGTGGCTTTTCTGTATGGAGGCCGTCAATAAAGCGATGGCAGAAACAGGGGAAATTAAAGGTCATTACCTGAATGTCACTGCTGCGACCATGGAAGAGATGTATGAGAGAGCTGATTTTGCCAAAGAGCTGGGTAGTGTAATCATTATGGTGGACTTAACGGCTGGCTTTACGGCAATTCAGTCGATGGCGAAGTGGTGCAGGAAAAATGGGGTCTTGCTCCACCTTCATCGGGCAGGACACAGTACTTACACAAGGCAAAAGACTCATGGAGTTAACTTTAGAGTGATTGCCAAATGGATGCGTCTTGCCGGAGTGGATCATATCCATGCCGGAACTGTTGTCGGCAAGCTTGAAGGTGATCTGCATTCTGTCCAGGGTTACTACAAAACTTTAAGAACCCAATACACGGAAGCTGATCCCATGCTCGGTCTTTATTTTGAACAGGATTGGGCTTCGATGCCTGGAGTGATGCCCGTAGCCTCGGGTGGAATCCATGCGGGTCAAATGCACCTGCTTTTGAGTTACTTAGGAGAAGACACAATTCTGCAATTTGGAGGTGGAACGATTGGGCATCCTGATGGCATTGCAGCGGGAGCTACAGCAAATCGAGTGGCTGTGGAAGTCATGGTTCAAGCAAGAAACGAGGGTAAAGACATACTTAGGGAAGGGCCCGAAATCTTGCAGAAAGCATGCCGGTGGAGCCCCGCTTTGGCTAAAGCCATTGAAACATGGAAAGATGTAAGCTTTGAATTTGAATCGACAGATGTTCCAGATGCTGTGGCGATGCCAACGTTGGTATAG
- the serA gene encoding phosphoglycerate dehydrogenase — translation MSNIYHILIADQISKKGIAELRSVAQFKIDEKYGLKENELSQIIADYDAVIVRSQTKITRKVIESGKKLKVIGRAGVGIDNVDVDAATEHGIVVMNTPGGNTIATAEHTLSLLLALARNVPQAHVSMQLGEWKRKNFEGIELYGKVLGILGLGRVGREVAKRALAFGMKVKCFDPYLSPTKVKNLQIELVNSLDELFPAIDFLSLHAPLTAETEGIINKENLKKCKQGIRIINCARGGLICVADLAEFLKSGWVAGAALDVYEPEPPPADFPLRGLPNVILTPHLAASTVEAQENVGTEIAVMITDVLCHNIIRNAVNMPSIDPKVLSILSPYMALGEKLGIFMSQWIVDRIDTLNIYYSGRANEYDTSPITRAVLKGLLRKVAGKEVNEVNVMFLINTLGIEVQEVKMSSGGEFTEIIGIEAKTDEQTYQAASTFYGKSHRLVQLNFNPIEASMEGILLLLENKDRPGIVGKVGTILGEHNINIAAMSLARAKAKEKAISILNLDNVPPSEVLEQIRKVEDIYNVRLISV, via the coding sequence ATGTCTAATATCTATCATATTCTTATTGCTGATCAGATTTCCAAAAAAGGAATCGCTGAACTTCGGTCTGTAGCTCAATTTAAAATCGATGAAAAGTATGGGTTAAAGGAAAATGAGCTTTCTCAGATCATAGCTGACTACGATGCTGTTATTGTGAGAAGTCAGACGAAGATAACCCGAAAAGTTATTGAGTCGGGGAAAAAGCTAAAGGTTATCGGAAGGGCCGGAGTGGGAATAGATAACGTTGATGTAGATGCCGCCACCGAACACGGTATCGTGGTCATGAATACGCCCGGAGGGAACACCATAGCCACAGCCGAACACACCTTATCTCTGCTGCTCGCTTTAGCTAGGAATGTTCCCCAAGCTCATGTTTCGATGCAGTTAGGGGAATGGAAAAGGAAAAATTTTGAAGGCATCGAGCTTTATGGAAAGGTCCTTGGAATCCTAGGCCTTGGTAGAGTCGGTAGAGAAGTTGCCAAACGAGCTCTTGCTTTTGGAATGAAGGTCAAATGTTTTGATCCTTACCTATCACCTACAAAAGTAAAAAACCTCCAAATCGAACTGGTAAACAGCCTTGATGAACTTTTCCCTGCGATTGACTTTCTCTCTCTTCATGCTCCCTTGACAGCTGAAACCGAGGGGATTATCAACAAAGAAAACCTAAAAAAATGTAAACAGGGTATCCGGATAATTAATTGTGCTCGTGGTGGATTGATTTGTGTTGCCGACTTGGCTGAATTCCTTAAATCGGGATGGGTCGCGGGCGCAGCTCTCGATGTCTATGAACCCGAACCCCCGCCAGCTGATTTTCCCCTCCGGGGACTGCCCAACGTTATTCTCACTCCTCATCTTGCCGCATCCACTGTTGAAGCACAAGAAAATGTCGGAACCGAAATAGCGGTTATGATAACAGATGTTCTTTGCCATAATATCATTAGGAATGCAGTCAATATGCCCAGCATTGATCCTAAAGTTCTTTCCATCCTTAGTCCCTATATGGCCTTGGGTGAAAAACTGGGAATTTTTATGAGTCAATGGATCGTTGATCGAATTGATACCTTAAACATTTATTATTCAGGAAGAGCTAACGAATATGATACAAGCCCCATTACCCGAGCTGTTCTGAAAGGACTTTTAAGAAAGGTTGCTGGCAAAGAAGTCAACGAGGTTAACGTGATGTTCTTGATCAACACCTTGGGTATCGAGGTTCAGGAAGTCAAAATGAGTAGTGGTGGAGAATTTACTGAAATCATAGGCATAGAAGCAAAGACCGATGAACAAACCTATCAAGCTGCTTCAACTTTCTATGGAAAATCACACAGACTGGTTCAGCTTAATTTCAATCCTATAGAAGCCTCCATGGAAGGTATTTTACTCCTTCTTGAAAACAAAGATAGGCCAGGTATAGTCGGAAAAGTGGGGACAATACTGGGAGAACATAATATCAACATCGCAGCGATGTCCCTTGCTAGGGCAAAAGCAAAAGAAAAAGCGATCAGTATCCTTAACCTTGATAATGTTCCTCCTTCTGAAGTTCTAGAGCAGATACGCAAAGTTGAAGACATTTATAATGTCCGGTTAATTTCGGTATGA
- a CDS encoding phosphoribulokinase: MRRPIMLGIVGDSAAGKSTLTGGLVNLLGADRVTHICTDDYHKYDRKERAQIGITALHPDCNYLDIMEQHLERLHYGLPILKPVYDHSNGSLVRPEYIMPKEFIIVEGLLGFYTRVMRQFYDVKVYLNPPEELRRVWKIKRDTTKRGYTREQVLDELIKREPDSEAYIRPQREFADIIVTFYPQKGVDPEKIDGHLNTRLVLRPTIPHPDFSYLIDNRAENHGIRLELGRDMGKPVDILEIDGNVPEEEALRLEKTIWSHLPKGVPPLNLDRLGRYLDRNEIKHSHPLALTQLLLAYHLLRAYDENATIPFAPPVDALSRIRRQRELSQKEINMEIKRND, from the coding sequence ATGCGACGACCTATAATGCTTGGAATCGTTGGAGATAGTGCTGCGGGTAAGTCCACTTTAACCGGTGGACTCGTCAATTTATTGGGGGCTGATCGTGTCACTCATATCTGTACGGATGATTATCATAAATACGATCGGAAAGAAAGAGCCCAGATAGGCATAACCGCTTTGCATCCGGATTGCAACTATCTGGATATCATGGAACAACATCTTGAACGCCTTCATTATGGCTTACCGATTTTAAAGCCTGTATATGATCATTCCAATGGCTCGCTTGTGCGACCTGAATATATAATGCCTAAGGAATTTATCATTGTGGAAGGGCTTCTTGGTTTTTATACCCGAGTCATGCGTCAGTTTTATGACGTCAAGGTATATTTGAATCCTCCTGAAGAGTTGCGAAGAGTTTGGAAAATAAAAAGGGATACCACTAAGCGGGGTTATACCCGTGAACAAGTTTTAGACGAACTGATTAAAAGGGAACCTGATTCAGAAGCCTATATACGGCCTCAAAGGGAGTTTGCAGATATCATTGTGACCTTTTATCCTCAAAAAGGGGTGGATCCCGAAAAAATCGACGGTCATTTAAACACCAGACTTGTTTTACGGCCAACAATCCCTCATCCCGATTTTTCTTATCTTATTGATAATCGTGCAGAAAATCATGGAATACGGCTTGAGTTAGGCCGTGATATGGGTAAACCGGTAGATATATTAGAAATCGATGGCAATGTCCCCGAAGAAGAAGCTCTCAGGTTAGAAAAAACGATTTGGAGTCATCTTCCCAAGGGAGTTCCCCCTTTGAATCTTGATCGGCTGGGAAGGTACTTAGATAGAAACGAGATTAAACATAGCCATCCTTTGGCTTTGACTCAGTTGCTCTTAGCCTATCATCTTTTAAGAGCTTACGACGAAAACGCAACCATTCCTTTTGCGCCTCCCGTTGATGCCCTTTCCCGAATTAGAAGACAAAGGGAGTTAAGCCAAAAGGAAATTAACATGGAGATCAAACGCAATGACTAA
- a CDS encoding HAD family hydrolase gives MGRSLLKAIILDFDGTIGYTEKEAHLPACNEAFRKMNIPIQWSWEEFITLLELPGNQARMEYTYRKLYPFVEEKTLKELSEKWIKIKKELYVRKYVYQARLRDGISELIKGAMIQKIHVAIVSTSIEPQIEAFLDQHLPEARGYIYPILGKGAGKKTAEDSPLYNKCLEILNLKKEQAIAIEDSRVGLQAALKAGIKCVVVPNEYTAQQDFGGASFVTADISRLNLVQLEEFLIKS, from the coding sequence ATGGGGAGGAGTTTACTTAAAGCGATCATTTTGGATTTTGATGGAACAATCGGCTATACTGAAAAAGAAGCCCATTTACCTGCCTGTAACGAAGCCTTCCGGAAAATGAACATCCCTATTCAATGGTCCTGGGAGGAATTTATTACTCTTCTAGAATTGCCCGGTAACCAGGCCAGAATGGAGTATACTTATAGAAAACTCTATCCTTTTGTTGAGGAGAAAACATTAAAAGAACTGTCGGAAAAATGGATTAAAATAAAAAAGGAGCTCTATGTCCGGAAATATGTTTATCAGGCAAGGCTTAGGGATGGAATAAGCGAGTTGATCAAAGGGGCCATGATCCAAAAGATCCATGTAGCTATAGTTTCAACTTCTATTGAACCGCAGATTGAAGCCTTTTTGGACCAACATCTCCCAGAAGCACGAGGTTATATTTATCCCATTTTGGGTAAAGGAGCCGGGAAAAAGACTGCGGAGGACTCTCCACTTTATAACAAATGTCTAGAGATTCTGAATCTGAAGAAAGAACAAGCTATTGCTATCGAAGATTCGAGGGTGGGGTTGCAGGCAGCCCTTAAAGCCGGCATAAAATGTGTTGTTGTACCCAATGAATATACAGCTCAACAAGATTTTGGAGGTGCCTCTTTTGTTACAGCTGATATATCTAGGCTTAACCTTGTGCAGCTTGAGGAGTTTCTTATTAAAAGTTAG
- a CDS encoding DUF488 domain-containing protein has product MVKNIFIKRVYEEPAPQDGYRILVDRLWPRGMSKDRLKIDFWAKDWAPSSELRKWFAHDPQKWIDFSKKYQEELLTKEKEITEFFKNCSSTTVTLVYSAKDSLHNQAIVLKSFIENRIKGKI; this is encoded by the coding sequence ATGGTAAAAAATATTTTTATCAAACGTGTCTACGAAGAACCTGCCCCACAGGATGGATATAGAATTTTAGTAGACAGATTATGGCCTAGGGGAATGTCCAAAGATAGATTGAAAATTGATTTTTGGGCTAAGGACTGGGCACCCTCTTCGGAGTTAAGGAAATGGTTTGCTCACGATCCTCAAAAATGGATAGATTTTTCAAAAAAATATCAAGAAGAGCTTTTGACCAAAGAAAAAGAAATCACTGAATTTTTTAAAAACTGTTCCTCTACAACGGTTACCCTTGTCTATAGCGCTAAAGATAGTCTCCATAACCAAGCGATTGTTTTAAAATCATTTATAGAAAATAGAATCAAAGGGAAAATCTAA
- the cbbX gene encoding CbbX protein produces the protein MEVQQKEALSLNETNDASFVDVDEQLNQFRIDDVLNDLEKELIGLKPVKQRVKEIASFLMVQRLRELAGVVTEPPSLHMSFTGPPGTGKTTVAMKMGKILHRLGYVRKGHLITATREDLVGQYVGHTAPKTKEVIKRAMGGVLFIDEAYALYRPESERDYGQEAIEILLQAMENNRKDLVVIFAGYQDRMELFFQMNPGLRSRITHHIQFPSYTYEELLAIAELMLKQQMYYFDEESRKAFEEYLKLRMQQPLFANARSVRNAIDRFKLRQAARLIQKGGKIPASELMRIDLSDIKQSRVFQEAQLKTEKEEIKS, from the coding sequence ATGGAGGTTCAGCAAAAAGAAGCTTTATCATTAAACGAGACAAACGATGCTTCATTTGTTGATGTGGATGAACAGCTCAATCAGTTTCGCATCGATGATGTATTGAATGATCTAGAAAAGGAGTTGATCGGTCTTAAACCTGTTAAACAAAGGGTAAAAGAGATTGCTTCTTTTCTCATGGTTCAGAGGCTACGGGAACTTGCGGGAGTTGTTACTGAACCTCCTTCTCTCCATATGTCTTTTACGGGCCCACCTGGTACGGGAAAAACAACGGTGGCGATGAAGATGGGTAAAATATTACATAGGTTGGGCTATGTAAGAAAAGGCCATCTGATCACAGCTACTCGGGAAGACCTTGTAGGGCAGTATGTTGGACATACCGCTCCTAAAACAAAAGAAGTGATTAAAAGAGCTATGGGTGGGGTTCTTTTTATCGATGAGGCTTATGCTTTGTATCGACCCGAAAGTGAAAGAGATTATGGCCAGGAAGCGATTGAAATTCTTTTACAAGCGATGGAAAATAACCGAAAAGATCTGGTGGTCATATTTGCTGGATACCAAGATAGAATGGAACTGTTTTTTCAGATGAATCCAGGTCTGCGGTCAAGAATAACGCATCACATCCAGTTTCCGAGCTATACTTATGAGGAACTTCTAGCCATTGCCGAGCTGATGCTTAAGCAACAGATGTACTACTTTGATGAAGAGTCCCGAAAAGCTTTTGAAGAATATTTAAAGTTGCGGATGCAACAGCCTCTTTTTGCTAATGCCCGCAGTGTCAGAAATGCGATTGATCGATTTAAACTTCGTCAGGCGGCTCGTTTGATTCAAAAAGGAGGAAAAATTCCTGCAAGCGAGTTAATGAGAATAGATCTAAGCGATATCAAACAGAGTAGAGTCTTTCAAGAAGCCCAACTTAAAACCGAAAAAGAAGAAATCAAATCATGA
- a CDS encoding ribulose bisphosphate carboxylase small subunit translates to MRITQGTFSYLPDLTDEEIAAQVQYIIDNGWAVMIEYTDNPHPRHTYWDMWGMPVFDIKDPAAVMHEFNECRKAFPNRYIRISGYNRQQGYQTTMISFICHRPKEEPGFELERIEWEDRQQKYRLRPYSTDKPKGQRY, encoded by the coding sequence ATGAGAATAACTCAGGGTACTTTTTCCTACCTTCCTGATTTGACGGATGAAGAAATTGCCGCTCAGGTTCAATACATTATCGACAATGGGTGGGCAGTAATGATCGAATACACCGATAACCCACATCCTAGACATACCTACTGGGATATGTGGGGAATGCCCGTTTTTGATATTAAAGATCCTGCAGCGGTCATGCATGAGTTCAATGAATGCCGGAAGGCTTTCCCCAACCGTTATATTCGCATTAGCGGTTATAACCGTCAGCAGGGATACCAGACTACGATGATCAGCTTTATTTGTCATCGTCCAAAAGAAGAACCCGGTTTTGAACTCGAAAGAATCGAGTGGGAGGACAGACAACAGAAATATCGGCTTAGGCCCTATTCGACAGATAAGCCTAAGGGACAACGCTATTAA
- a CDS encoding histidine phosphatase family protein: MLCFEKPMGALYFARHCKTAWNLEHRIQGRTDIPLCEVGIEEAKKNSRLIAQLNIGRVYSSPLIRGKQTAQIYAQSLNIPYEIKEELIEMDMGEWEGKTAQELSLLKPSVYLEWIEDPRRVPLVPGSKEDVFSAQKRIVKAVRDVYFQQAKDFNILIILHKYICSLLRCALQNLDLNHFKQEIIESTLPQNVSVDSPKVFEAFSSKG; the protein is encoded by the coding sequence ATGCTTTGTTTTGAAAAACCGATGGGGGCACTCTACTTTGCTCGGCATTGTAAAACCGCTTGGAATCTTGAACATCGAATCCAAGGACGTACGGATATTCCTTTATGTGAGGTGGGGATCGAAGAGGCTAAGAAAAATTCTCGATTGATTGCACAACTGAATATTGGCAGGGTCTATTCGAGCCCTTTAATTCGGGGTAAGCAGACTGCTCAAATTTATGCCCAGTCTCTAAATATTCCTTATGAAATCAAAGAGGAGCTGATTGAAATGGATATGGGAGAATGGGAAGGGAAAACAGCTCAAGAGCTTTCTCTTCTTAAACCTTCAGTTTATCTAGAGTGGATTGAAGATCCGCGACGCGTTCCCCTTGTACCAGGAAGCAAAGAAGATGTATTTAGCGCTCAAAAAAGGATAGTTAAAGCTGTTCGAGATGTTTATTTCCAGCAAGCAAAGGATTTCAATATTTTAATTATTCTTCACAAGTATATCTGTTCACTCTTGCGTTGTGCCCTTCAAAACCTTGATCTCAATCATTTTAAGCAAGAAATTATTGAGTCGACCCTACCCCAGAATGTATCTGTGGATAGTCCAAAAGTTTTTGAAGCTTTTTCTTCCAAAGGATAA
- a CDS encoding helix-turn-helix transcriptional regulator, with protein MNSLLSNLIKDSRYNILFELKRNPGLSISELTKKINLSYMGVKQHCLALEKEGFLETHKRQKSVGRPEIVYCLTEKADVFFPKDPSFFVEKLLNGIEALYGSLVLDRLLYWVYRKDGEYLSQAVKNLPLEDRAKELLSFREEKGYMGRLVIDNEIEYKIIEFHNPILALLDKYPIIRSFEKKMFEKVLGVPVKRIEDRSFGSYYCTFLFQYPPSNSVHPNAEQNG; from the coding sequence ATGAACAGCCTTTTATCCAATCTGATAAAAGATTCTCGGTATAATATACTTTTTGAGTTAAAAAGAAATCCAGGACTTTCTATCAGTGAATTGACTAAAAAAATTAACTTGTCTTACATGGGTGTAAAGCAACACTGCTTGGCATTGGAAAAGGAAGGCTTTCTAGAAACCCATAAAAGACAGAAATCGGTTGGTCGACCCGAGATTGTCTATTGTTTAACCGAAAAAGCCGATGTTTTTTTTCCAAAGGACCCTTCCTTTTTTGTCGAAAAATTGCTCAATGGAATCGAAGCTTTATATGGTTCTTTGGTTTTGGATCGGCTGCTATACTGGGTTTATAGAAAGGATGGAGAATACTTAAGCCAAGCTGTAAAAAATTTACCCCTGGAGGACAGAGCGAAAGAGCTTTTGAGTTTTAGGGAAGAAAAAGGATATATGGGAAGGCTTGTGATTGATAATGAGATAGAATATAAGATTATCGAGTTTCATAATCCTATTTTAGCTCTTTTAGATAAGTATCCGATAATAAGGAGTTTTGAAAAGAAAATGTTTGAAAAGGTATTAGGGGTTCCTGTTAAGCGCATCGAAGATAGGTCTTTTGGAAGCTATTATTGTACGTTCTTATTTCAATACCCACCCTCTAACTCAGTCCATCCCAATGCAGAACAGAATGGTTAA